One window of Stenotrophomonas indicatrix genomic DNA carries:
- a CDS encoding glycoside hydrolase family 18 protein, whose translation MFRQTLAALAVLIAGTLSIAAQAQPAQPPIFGAYYPGGSAERYPVSSIPAERLTHLFYAFSTIEEGRCAIGAEAPANFAALAELKRRHPHLRTLISIGGWGAGGFSDAALTEVSRRRLVDSCMALFFERHAGSFDGVDIDWEFPVSGGPKELAHRPQDRANLTRLAQAFRVALDARSRKTGQPMLLTAALAAGRLQTDGPYDPAASYDLPALAKVFDFINLMSYDMGTGFSAVSTFNAPLHEVPADPLAPELRRWNNVAGAVQYYREHGVPAAKLVLGVPFYGRGFKVNGESVDGLYQAYSAPADAGDWRVIKARYLDQPGWNKHWQPQAQSPWLYNPTEKIFISYEDPRSIGLRAQFAREQGLAGVFMWELTGDDEQASLLNAMLAPWQKARVGD comes from the coding sequence ATGTTCCGCCAGACCTTGGCCGCACTTGCTGTGCTGATTGCCGGCACCCTGTCCATTGCCGCGCAGGCGCAACCGGCGCAACCGCCGATCTTCGGCGCGTACTACCCCGGCGGTTCGGCCGAGCGCTATCCGGTATCGAGCATCCCGGCCGAACGACTCACCCATCTGTTCTATGCGTTCTCCACCATCGAGGAGGGACGCTGTGCGATCGGTGCCGAGGCGCCTGCCAACTTCGCGGCGTTGGCCGAGCTCAAGCGCCGACACCCACATCTGCGCACGTTGATTTCGATCGGGGGCTGGGGTGCGGGCGGATTTTCCGACGCTGCGCTGACCGAGGTCAGCCGCAGGCGCTTGGTCGATTCGTGCATGGCGTTGTTCTTCGAGCGCCATGCCGGCAGTTTCGATGGCGTGGACATCGACTGGGAATTCCCGGTCAGCGGAGGCCCGAAAGAGCTGGCGCACCGCCCGCAGGATCGTGCCAACCTGACCAGGCTTGCGCAGGCCTTCCGCGTGGCGCTGGATGCTCGTAGCAGGAAGACGGGGCAGCCGATGCTGCTGACCGCCGCGCTCGCCGCCGGCCGCCTGCAGACCGATGGACCCTATGACCCCGCCGCCAGCTACGATCTGCCGGCGTTGGCCAAGGTGTTCGATTTCATCAACCTGATGAGCTACGACATGGGCACCGGCTTCTCGGCGGTGTCGACCTTCAATGCCCCCCTGCATGAAGTGCCTGCCGACCCGTTGGCGCCGGAACTGCGGCGCTGGAACAACGTGGCCGGTGCCGTGCAGTACTACCGCGAGCATGGCGTGCCGGCGGCCAAGCTGGTGCTGGGCGTGCCGTTCTACGGGCGTGGTTTCAAGGTCAACGGCGAGTCGGTGGATGGCCTGTACCAGGCCTACAGCGCTCCGGCCGATGCCGGCGACTGGCGGGTGATCAAGGCGCGCTATCTCGACCAGCCGGGCTGGAACAAACACTGGCAGCCGCAGGCGCAGAGCCCGTGGCTGTACAACCCGACCGAGAAGATTTTCATCAGTTATGAAGACCCGCGTTCGATCGGGCTGCGTGCACAGTTCGCGCGTGAGCAGGGCCTGGCCGGTGTGTTCATGTGGGAGCTGACCGGTGACGACGAGCAGGCCAGCCTGCTCAACGCGATGCTTGCTCCGTGGCAGAAGGCCCGCGTCGGCGACTGA
- the rpmI gene encoding 50S ribosomal protein L35 has product MPKIKTNRAAAKRFRKTASGKYKCGHANRSHILTKKATKRKRNLRQTNHVRAEDAGRLDRMLPYL; this is encoded by the coding sequence ATGCCCAAGATCAAGACCAACCGGGCGGCGGCCAAGCGTTTCCGCAAGACCGCCTCGGGCAAGTACAAGTGCGGCCACGCCAACCGTAGCCACATCCTCACGAAGAAAGCGACCAAGCGTAAGCGTAACCTGCGTCAGACGAATCACGTCCGCGCAGAAGACGCAGGCCGTCTGGACCGCATGCTCCCTTACCTCTGA
- the pheT gene encoding phenylalanine--tRNA ligase subunit beta, translated as MKFSENWLRSHVPTTASRDELSAVLTAIGLEVEDVTALGDGLQHVVVARIVEAERHPEADRLQVCKVDAGQAELLQIVCGAPNARPGLVAPLAMVGAQIGELKIKPAKLRGVESNGMLCSAKELGLDNDASGLLELPDDAPVGQTLVEYLGLPDASIEIKLTPNRADCFSIRGIAYDVAAATRSEVVDFIAEPIAAHGSRELAIQLDAGAEAPRYLGRVIEGVNAAAKTPLWMAERLRRSGVRPVSLLVDITQYVMLELGQPMHAYDLGTLQGTIGVRRSRAGESLKLLDGRDAALDDSFLVVTDADRAVGLAGLMGGFDTRVTDATTAVFLEAAHFAPAAIMGRGRKLGLHTDAGHRFERGVDPALPRTAIEYATRLVLDLAGGTPAPVTEAVHAADLPQPATILLRRARITRVLGITIEDAEVERILRALGMQVAIAGEGWQVTAPSRRFDIAIEEDLIEELARIHGYEQIPTTLPGGASRVAMPTETQLDTLSVRRQLVARDLQETVNFAFVDDALLSQWQLRDNLVPLANPLSAELAVMRPALLPGLVATLGRNAARQLGRVRLFEIGRVFARQTGDGQPAPLETSRVAAAVCGEGQAVQWGLPTRKVDFHDLKGDLESLAAASGAVLEFRPSTRAYGHPVRSAEVFRDGLTIGWIGQIHPRLAKAMDIDVDVYAFELDLEALSARALPRAGELSRYPAVRRDLAFLVPEQVAWSDLAATIRQAAGPLLRELNLFDRYVGQGVEPGFKSLAMGLILQDKSRTLTDRDVEAVVAEVVTAIEREHHARIRG; from the coding sequence ATGAAATTCTCCGAAAACTGGCTGCGCAGCCACGTCCCGACCACTGCCTCGCGCGATGAGCTGAGCGCGGTGCTGACCGCCATCGGCCTGGAAGTGGAAGACGTGACCGCGCTTGGCGACGGCCTGCAGCACGTGGTCGTCGCGCGTATCGTCGAAGCCGAACGCCATCCCGAAGCCGACCGCCTGCAGGTGTGCAAGGTTGATGCGGGACAGGCTGAGCTGCTGCAGATCGTCTGTGGTGCGCCGAATGCGCGCCCTGGCCTGGTCGCGCCGCTGGCGATGGTCGGTGCGCAGATCGGTGAATTGAAGATCAAGCCGGCCAAGCTGCGCGGCGTCGAATCCAACGGCATGCTGTGCTCGGCCAAGGAGCTGGGCCTGGACAACGATGCCTCCGGCCTGCTGGAACTGCCGGATGACGCGCCGGTCGGCCAGACCCTGGTGGAGTACCTCGGCCTGCCGGACGCCAGCATCGAGATCAAGCTGACCCCCAACCGCGCCGACTGCTTCAGCATCCGCGGCATCGCCTATGACGTTGCTGCAGCCACGCGCAGCGAAGTAGTGGATTTCATCGCAGAGCCGATCGCTGCCCATGGCAGCCGCGAGCTGGCGATCCAGCTCGATGCCGGTGCCGAAGCACCGCGCTATCTTGGTCGTGTCATCGAAGGTGTCAACGCCGCGGCGAAGACCCCGTTGTGGATGGCCGAGCGCCTGCGCCGCAGTGGCGTGCGCCCGGTATCGCTGCTGGTCGACATCACCCAGTACGTGATGCTCGAGCTGGGCCAGCCGATGCACGCCTACGATCTGGGCACCCTGCAGGGCACGATCGGTGTGCGTCGTTCGCGCGCCGGCGAAAGCCTGAAGCTGCTGGACGGCCGTGACGCTGCGCTGGACGACAGCTTCCTGGTGGTCACCGACGCTGATCGCGCGGTCGGCCTGGCCGGCCTGATGGGCGGCTTCGATACACGCGTCACCGATGCCACCACCGCCGTGTTCCTGGAAGCGGCGCACTTCGCGCCGGCCGCGATCATGGGCCGTGGCCGCAAGCTGGGCCTGCATACCGATGCCGGCCACCGCTTCGAGCGTGGCGTCGACCCGGCGCTGCCGCGTACCGCCATCGAATACGCCACCCGCCTGGTGCTGGACCTGGCCGGTGGCACCCCGGCGCCGGTGACCGAGGCGGTACATGCGGCTGACCTGCCGCAGCCGGCCACGATCCTGCTGCGCCGCGCACGCATCACCCGCGTGCTGGGCATCACCATCGAAGACGCCGAAGTCGAGCGCATCCTGCGCGCGCTGGGCATGCAGGTGGCGATCGCTGGCGAAGGCTGGCAGGTCACTGCGCCGAGCCGCCGCTTCGACATCGCCATCGAAGAAGACCTGATCGAGGAGCTGGCCCGGATCCACGGTTACGAGCAGATCCCGACCACGCTGCCGGGTGGTGCATCGCGTGTTGCGATGCCGACCGAGACCCAGCTGGACACGCTCAGCGTGCGGCGCCAGCTGGTTGCCCGCGACCTGCAGGAAACCGTCAATTTCGCCTTCGTCGACGACGCACTGCTGAGCCAGTGGCAGCTGCGCGACAACCTGGTGCCGCTGGCCAACCCACTGTCGGCCGAGCTGGCGGTGATGCGTCCGGCGCTGCTGCCGGGCCTGGTCGCTACCCTGGGCCGCAATGCCGCCCGCCAGCTGGGCCGCGTGCGCCTGTTCGAGATCGGCCGCGTGTTCGCCCGGCAGACCGGTGACGGGCAACCGGCACCGCTGGAGACCTCGCGCGTAGCCGCTGCGGTCTGCGGTGAAGGGCAGGCGGTGCAGTGGGGCCTGCCGACCCGCAAGGTCGATTTCCACGACCTGAAGGGCGACCTGGAATCGCTGGCCGCTGCCAGTGGCGCGGTACTGGAGTTCCGCCCGTCCACCCGTGCCTACGGCCATCCGGTGCGTTCGGCCGAGGTCTTCCGCGACGGCCTGACGATCGGCTGGATCGGTCAGATCCACCCGCGTCTGGCCAAGGCGATGGACATCGACGTGGACGTGTACGCCTTCGAGCTGGATCTGGAAGCGCTGTCCGCCCGTGCGCTGCCGCGCGCCGGTGAACTGTCGCGCTACCCGGCGGTGCGCCGCGACCTGGCCTTCCTGGTGCCTGAACAGGTGGCCTGGAGTGACCTGGCCGCGACCATCCGCCAGGCTGCCGGCCCGTTGCTGCGCGAGCTGAACCTGTTCGACCGCTACGTCGGCCAAGGCGTCGAGCCGGGATTCAAGAGTCTCGCTATGGGCTTGATTTTGCAGGACAAGTCGCGCACTCTGACGGACCGCGACGTGGAAGCGGTAGTGGCCGAGGTGGTCACTGCCATCGAGCGTGAACACCACGCCCGGATCCGCGGCTGA
- a CDS encoding low molecular weight protein tyrosine phosphatase family protein: protein MLNLLFVCSRNQLRSPTAEAMWQRRPGISARSAGTSPHARRPISSADIRWADVIFVMEPKHQHRLQANFARLLEHTPLHCLDIPDDYRCMDPALMALLEAKIAPYLTSSMAKR, encoded by the coding sequence ATGTTGAACCTGTTGTTTGTCTGCAGCCGCAACCAGCTGCGCAGCCCTACCGCCGAAGCGATGTGGCAGCGCCGGCCAGGTATCAGTGCGCGCTCTGCCGGCACCAGCCCGCATGCGCGCCGGCCCATCAGCTCAGCGGATATCCGCTGGGCTGATGTCATCTTCGTGATGGAGCCCAAGCACCAGCATCGGCTGCAGGCGAATTTCGCGCGCCTGCTTGAGCACACGCCGCTGCACTGCCTGGATATCCCCGACGACTATCGCTGCATGGATCCGGCGTTGATGGCCCTGCTGGAAGCGAAGATCGCCCCTTACCTCACATCGTCAATGGCGAAGCGGTAG
- the rplT gene encoding 50S ribosomal protein L20 — protein MARVKRGVQARRRHKKILDLAKGYYNARRKVFRVAKQAVIKAQQYAYIGRKQKKRNFRSLWITRINAAARINGLSYSRFMNGLLKAGITLDRKVLADIAVHDAAGFAALAEKAKGALAA, from the coding sequence ATGGCACGAGTTAAGCGTGGCGTACAGGCGCGTCGCCGCCACAAGAAAATCCTTGATCTGGCGAAGGGCTACTACAATGCCCGTCGCAAGGTCTTCCGCGTCGCCAAGCAGGCGGTCATCAAGGCACAGCAGTACGCCTACATCGGCCGTAAGCAGAAGAAGCGCAACTTCCGTTCGCTGTGGATCACCCGCATCAACGCGGCTGCCCGCATCAACGGCCTGAGCTACAGCCGTTTCATGAACGGCCTGCTGAAGGCTGGCATCACCCTGGACCGTAAGGTTCTGGCTGACATCGCCGTGCACGACGCAGCTGGCTTTGCTGCACTGGCCGAAAAGGCCAAGGGCGCACTGGCGGCATAA
- the infC gene encoding translation initiation factor IF-3 — MGDRNISTPDNKQNRKNQEIRVPRVRVIGSDGEMIGVLTRDEALSMAEDEGLDLVEIQPQADPPVCKIMDFGKFKFEAQKKASEAKKKTKQVEIKEVKFRPVTDEGDYQIKLRKMRGFLEEGDKIKVNIRFRGREMSHQELGREMASRIEGDLGEDIVIESRPRLEGRQMVMMIAPKKKT, encoded by the coding sequence TTGGGAGATCGCAATATCAGTACCCCTGACAACAAACAGAACCGCAAGAATCAGGAAATCCGTGTGCCGCGCGTCCGCGTGATCGGCAGTGACGGAGAAATGATCGGCGTGTTGACGCGAGACGAAGCGTTGTCCATGGCCGAAGATGAAGGCCTGGACCTGGTCGAGATCCAGCCGCAGGCAGACCCGCCGGTGTGCAAGATCATGGACTTCGGCAAGTTCAAGTTCGAAGCCCAGAAGAAGGCCAGCGAGGCCAAGAAGAAGACCAAGCAGGTCGAGATCAAGGAAGTGAAGTTCCGTCCGGTTACGGACGAGGGCGACTACCAGATCAAGCTGCGCAAGATGCGCGGTTTCCTTGAAGAAGGCGACAAGATCAAGGTCAACATCCGTTTCCGTGGCCGTGAAATGAGCCACCAGGAACTGGGTCGCGAGATGGCCAGCCGGATCGAGGGTGATCTGGGCGAGGACATCGTCATCGAATCCCGTCCGCGCCTGGAAGGGCGTCAGATGGTGATGATGATCGCGCCGAAGAAGAAGACCTGA
- the pheS gene encoding phenylalanine--tRNA ligase subunit alpha: MSDIQSLTSQALADVAAAQSPDALEQLRVALLGKSGSITSQLKQLGALPADERKAAGEAINQARDALSSALGERKAVLEDAALDARLAAEAIDITLPGRSGERAGLHPITRTLERITGIFGRLGYELSEGPEIEDDWHNFEALNFPPHHPARAMHDTFYFGDGRLLRTHTSGVQVRYMGEHQPPLRMIAAGKVYRSDSDQTHSPMFHQVEGLLVDEHSTFADLKGTLSEFVRAFFERDFEMRFRPSYFPFVEPGAEVDIAWQQPDGSTRWLEVLGCGMVHPNVLRNVGIDPERYTGFAFGLGVERFAMLRYGVNDLRAFFENDVRFLKQFA, translated from the coding sequence ATGAGCGACATCCAATCCCTCACTTCCCAGGCGCTGGCTGATGTGGCCGCCGCGCAGAGCCCGGACGCGCTGGAACAGCTGCGCGTGGCCCTGCTTGGCAAGAGCGGCAGCATCACCTCGCAGCTGAAACAGCTCGGTGCGCTGCCGGCCGACGAACGCAAGGCGGCCGGTGAGGCCATCAACCAGGCCCGCGATGCGCTGAGCAGCGCGCTGGGCGAGCGCAAGGCAGTGCTGGAAGATGCCGCACTCGATGCGCGCCTGGCCGCCGAGGCGATCGACATCACGCTGCCCGGCCGCAGCGGCGAACGCGCTGGCCTGCACCCGATCACCCGCACCCTCGAGCGCATCACCGGCATCTTCGGCCGGCTGGGCTATGAGTTGTCCGAAGGGCCGGAGATCGAGGACGACTGGCACAACTTCGAGGCGCTGAACTTCCCGCCGCACCATCCGGCGCGCGCCATGCATGACACCTTCTACTTCGGTGACGGTCGCTTGCTGCGCACGCATACCTCCGGTGTGCAGGTGCGCTACATGGGAGAACACCAGCCGCCGCTGCGCATGATCGCCGCCGGCAAGGTCTATCGCAGCGACAGCGACCAGACCCATTCGCCGATGTTCCACCAGGTCGAAGGACTGCTGGTTGACGAGCACTCGACCTTCGCCGATCTGAAGGGCACGTTGTCCGAGTTCGTGCGCGCGTTCTTCGAGCGTGATTTCGAGATGCGCTTCCGCCCCAGTTACTTCCCGTTCGTCGAACCCGGCGCGGAAGTGGATATCGCCTGGCAGCAGCCCGATGGCAGCACCCGCTGGCTGGAAGTGCTCGGCTGCGGCATGGTCCACCCGAACGTGCTGCGCAACGTCGGCATCGATCCGGAGCGCTACACCGGCTTTGCCTTCGGCCTGGGCGTGGAGCGTTTTGCGATGCTGCGCTACGGCGTCAACGACCTGCGCGCGTTCTTCGAGAACGACGTGCGGTTCCTGAAGCAGTTCGCGTAA
- a CDS encoding MerR family transcriptional regulator, with translation MLDPGSNRELPPIPAKRYFTIGEVSELCDVKPHVLRYWETEFPSLEPAKRRGNRRYYQRHDVLMVRQIRSLLYEQGYTIGGARLRLDGPDAREESALSNQIIKQVRMELEEVLQLLRR, from the coding sequence ATGCTGGATCCGGGCAGTAACCGCGAACTTCCGCCGATTCCGGCCAAGCGCTACTTCACCATCGGTGAAGTCAGCGAACTGTGCGACGTCAAGCCGCACGTGCTGCGCTACTGGGAAACCGAATTTCCCAGTCTCGAGCCGGCCAAGCGCCGTGGCAACCGTCGTTACTACCAGCGCCACGACGTGCTGATGGTGCGGCAGATCCGCAGCCTGTTGTACGAACAGGGCTACACCATCGGTGGCGCGCGCCTGCGCCTGGATGGTCCGGATGCGCGCGAGGAATCGGCCTTGAGCAACCAGATCATCAAGCAGGTGCGTATGGAACTGGAAGAAGTGCTGCAACTGCTGCGTCGCTGA
- a CDS encoding PepSY-associated TM helix domain-containing protein, with product MKFSSQTLRTFTTLHTWVGLVAGFGLFVAFYAGALTLFHHDLPLWQTPGAATALPAGLDDAQYLLDDVLATHAEARRHVGMTFPGTDHPQPLAYWQAEDGSWRYAWPGQTGGSPTPPQTGLAELVNELHYSLGLPVAGVYVMGIVSLLYGMALLSGLVIHLPKLLGDLFALRPGRNLKQQWQDAHNVIGVLSLPFHLMFAVTGALLCLVFMQMAVLNPLIYDGKALQAVPTAMDTAPLREASGIPAAPGSLRELHARALEVARAQGVANFEPAYLKLANGGDANATIEITGEASGTLGPLGAVALDVESGRVLASQLPGQRDANHATLSAAYALHFGEFGNGVVVWLYFLLGLGGAFLFYSGNLLWIESRRKRRQPQQSRAAVNMARATVGVCIGLCVAISVAFVAALVLERVAPAQVDHGIRWACFVTWAACALWAALRRPAQAARELLWAAAISTALVPVAHGALNGDWLWLAATRGHWPLFWIDAMALAMAFGFARLAYASQRRARNGDPNSVWAN from the coding sequence ATGAAATTCAGTTCCCAGACCCTGCGCACGTTCACCACCCTGCACACCTGGGTTGGCCTGGTCGCCGGCTTCGGGCTGTTCGTGGCGTTCTATGCCGGCGCGCTGACCCTGTTCCACCACGACCTCCCGCTGTGGCAGACACCAGGCGCGGCAACCGCGCTGCCGGCCGGCCTGGATGATGCGCAGTACCTGCTCGACGACGTGCTGGCCACGCACGCCGAAGCGCGTCGCCACGTTGGCATGACCTTCCCGGGCACCGATCATCCGCAGCCGCTGGCCTACTGGCAGGCCGAAGACGGCAGCTGGCGCTATGCATGGCCGGGACAGACCGGCGGCAGCCCCACGCCACCGCAGACCGGGCTGGCCGAACTGGTCAACGAACTGCATTACAGCCTGGGCCTGCCGGTCGCCGGCGTCTACGTGATGGGCATCGTCAGCCTGCTGTACGGCATGGCCCTGCTCAGCGGCCTGGTGATCCACCTGCCCAAGCTGCTGGGCGATCTGTTCGCGCTGCGCCCGGGCCGCAATCTCAAGCAGCAGTGGCAGGACGCGCACAACGTGATCGGCGTGCTCAGCCTGCCGTTCCATCTGATGTTCGCGGTGACCGGCGCCCTGCTCTGCCTGGTGTTCATGCAGATGGCCGTACTCAATCCCCTGATCTACGACGGCAAGGCGCTGCAGGCGGTACCGACGGCGATGGACACCGCGCCGCTGCGCGAGGCCAGTGGCATCCCTGCTGCACCGGGCAGTCTGCGCGAACTGCACGCACGGGCGCTGGAAGTGGCACGCGCGCAGGGTGTGGCAAATTTCGAACCGGCCTACCTGAAACTGGCCAATGGCGGTGATGCCAACGCGACCATCGAGATCACCGGCGAGGCCAGCGGCACGCTTGGCCCGCTCGGCGCCGTCGCGCTGGATGTCGAAAGCGGCCGCGTGCTGGCCAGCCAGCTGCCCGGCCAACGCGATGCCAACCACGCCACGCTCAGTGCCGCCTATGCCCTCCATTTCGGCGAGTTCGGCAACGGCGTGGTGGTCTGGCTGTATTTCCTGCTCGGCCTCGGCGGCGCCTTCCTGTTCTATTCGGGCAACCTGCTGTGGATCGAGTCGCGGCGCAAACGCCGTCAGCCGCAGCAGTCACGCGCTGCCGTCAACATGGCGCGGGCCACTGTGGGTGTCTGCATCGGCCTGTGCGTGGCGATCTCGGTGGCCTTCGTGGCCGCGCTGGTGCTGGAGCGGGTAGCACCTGCACAGGTCGACCATGGCATCCGCTGGGCCTGCTTTGTGACCTGGGCGGCGTGTGCGCTGTGGGCAGCCCTGCGCCGCCCGGCGCAGGCGGCGCGCGAGCTGCTGTGGGCCGCGGCGATCAGCACCGCACTGGTGCCGGTGGCGCACGGCGCCCTCAACGGTGACTGGCTGTGGCTGGCCGCCACACGCGGCCACTGGCCGTTGTTCTGGATCGATGCGATGGCACTGGCGATGGCCTTTGGCTTTGCTCGCCTGGCGTATGCGAGCCAGCGGCGGGCCCGCAACGGTGACCCCAACAGCGTGTGGGCAAACTGA
- a CDS encoding integration host factor subunit alpha, which yields MALTKAEMAEKLFDEVGLNKREAKEFVDAFFDVLREALEQGRQVKLSGFGNFDLRRKNQRPGRNPKTGEEIPISARTVVTFRPGQKLKERVEAYAGSGQ from the coding sequence ATGGCATTGACCAAGGCGGAGATGGCGGAAAAGCTGTTCGACGAAGTCGGTCTGAACAAGCGGGAAGCCAAGGAATTCGTCGACGCGTTCTTCGATGTGCTGCGTGAAGCATTGGAACAGGGACGTCAGGTGAAGCTGTCGGGCTTTGGCAATTTCGACCTGCGGCGCAAGAACCAGCGCCCGGGTCGCAACCCCAAGACCGGCGAGGAAATTCCGATTTCCGCCCGTACGGTGGTTACCTTCCGTCCGGGCCAGAAGCTCAAGGAGAGGGTGGAAGCTTATGCTGGATCCGGGCAGTAA
- the thrS gene encoding threonine--tRNA ligase: MITITLPDGSRREFEHPVSVMDVAQSIGAGLAKATIAGSVDGVLVDASDVIDHDASLRIITAKDEEGVEIIRHSSAHLVGHAVKQLYPDVKMVIGPVIAEGFYYDIYSERPFTPEDMAVIEKRMGELIAQDYDVIKKVTPRAEVIEIFKARGEDYKLRLIEDMSPEIQAMGMYYHQEYVDMCRGPHVPNTRFLKAFKLTRISGAYWRGDAQNEQLQRVYGTAWADKKQLDAYIKRIEEAEMRDHRRIGKQQDLFHLQEEAPGLVFWHPKGWALWQVVEQYMRKVYRSTGYGEVRCPQILDVSLWQKSGHWDNYQDAMFFTESEKRTYALKPMNCPGHVQVFNQGLHSYRDLPIRYGEFGACHRNEPSGALHGILRVRGFTQDDGHVFCTEDQVEAEVTAFHQQALAVYQHFGFEEIQVKIALRPESRLGDDATWDKAEGALRSALSSCGVEWQELPGEGAFYGPKIEYHLKDAIGRTWQLGTMQVDFMMPGRLGAEYVDENSQKKHPVMLHRAIVGSMERFLGILIEHHAGQFPAWLAPTQVVVANITDAQAEYVSAVTKSLADQGFRVSADLRNEKIGYKIREHTLQRVPYLLVIGDREKENGAVAVRTRSGEDLGSMSLQAFTERLQAEGA; encoded by the coding sequence ATGATCACGATTACCCTTCCCGACGGCAGCCGCCGCGAATTCGAACATCCTGTCAGCGTCATGGACGTCGCCCAGTCGATCGGCGCCGGCCTGGCCAAGGCCACCATCGCCGGTTCGGTGGATGGCGTGCTGGTCGATGCCAGTGACGTCATCGACCACGATGCCTCCCTGCGCATCATCACCGCCAAGGACGAGGAGGGCGTGGAAATCATCCGCCACTCCAGCGCCCACCTGGTCGGCCACGCGGTCAAGCAGCTCTATCCGGACGTGAAGATGGTGATCGGCCCGGTGATCGCCGAGGGCTTCTACTACGACATCTATTCCGAGCGCCCGTTCACCCCGGAGGACATGGCGGTGATCGAAAAGCGCATGGGCGAGCTGATCGCACAGGACTACGACGTCATCAAGAAAGTGACGCCGCGTGCGGAAGTCATCGAGATCTTCAAGGCCCGTGGCGAGGACTACAAGCTGCGCCTGATCGAGGACATGTCCCCGGAGATCCAGGCGATGGGCATGTACTACCACCAAGAGTACGTGGACATGTGCCGCGGCCCGCACGTGCCCAACACGCGCTTCCTGAAGGCCTTCAAACTGACCCGCATTTCCGGCGCCTATTGGCGTGGCGACGCGCAGAACGAGCAGCTGCAGCGCGTCTACGGCACCGCCTGGGCCGACAAGAAGCAGCTCGATGCGTACATCAAGCGCATCGAAGAAGCGGAGATGCGCGACCACCGTCGCATCGGCAAGCAGCAGGACCTGTTCCACCTGCAGGAAGAGGCCCCGGGCCTGGTGTTCTGGCACCCGAAGGGCTGGGCGCTGTGGCAGGTGGTCGAGCAGTACATGCGCAAGGTGTACCGCAGCACCGGCTACGGCGAAGTGCGCTGCCCGCAGATCCTGGACGTGTCGCTGTGGCAGAAATCGGGCCACTGGGACAACTACCAGGACGCGATGTTCTTCACCGAGTCGGAGAAGCGTACCTACGCGCTGAAGCCGATGAACTGCCCGGGCCACGTGCAGGTGTTCAACCAGGGGCTGCACAGCTACCGTGATCTGCCGATCCGCTACGGCGAGTTTGGCGCCTGCCACCGCAACGAGCCTTCCGGTGCGCTGCACGGCATCCTGCGCGTGCGTGGCTTCACCCAGGACGACGGTCACGTGTTCTGCACCGAAGACCAGGTCGAGGCGGAAGTGACCGCGTTCCACCAGCAGGCGCTGGCGGTGTACCAGCACTTCGGCTTCGAGGAGATCCAGGTCAAGATCGCGCTGCGCCCCGAATCGCGTCTGGGCGATGATGCCACCTGGGACAAGGCGGAGGGCGCGCTGCGCTCGGCATTGTCCAGCTGCGGGGTGGAATGGCAGGAGCTGCCGGGCGAGGGCGCCTTCTACGGCCCGAAGATCGAATACCACCTGAAGGACGCCATCGGCCGCACCTGGCAGCTGGGCACCATGCAGGTCGATTTCATGATGCCTGGCCGTCTGGGCGCTGAATACGTGGACGAGAACAGCCAGAAGAAGCATCCGGTGATGCTGCACCGGGCCATCGTAGGCTCGATGGAGCGTTTCCTGGGCATCCTGATCGAGCACCATGCCGGCCAGTTCCCGGCTTGGCTGGCGCCGACCCAGGTGGTGGTGGCCAATATCACCGATGCGCAGGCTGAATACGTGTCTGCCGTGACCAAAAGCCTTGCGGATCAAGGCTTCCGCGTCAGCGCCGATTTGCGTAACGAGAAGATCGGCTATAAGATTCGCGAGCACACGCTGCAGCGCGTGCCGTACCTGCTGGTCATTGGTGACCGCGAGAAGGAAAACGGCGCTGTGGCGGTGCGTACGCGTTCTGGCGAAGATCTCGGCAGCATGAGCCTCCAGGCTTTCACCGAGCGGCTCCAGGCCGAGGGCGCGTAA